The Virgibacillus phasianinus genome includes a window with the following:
- a CDS encoding SDR family oxidoreductase yields MSYYYYDAPFPPQHQNKQPGIESLMVPEPIIENPHYQGAGKLENKVAIITGGDSGIGAATAIAFAKEGADIVIPYYYEYENGDAYRTKYRIEELGRRCLLIVGDLRSKEHCQYVVEQTLHYFGKVDILVNHHGVQFPQDSLLDITDEQWDATFLTNIYAFFYMTKATLPYLEAGSSIVNTASIVAYEGNEKLIDYSSTKGAIVGFTRALSQNIVGKGIRVNAVAPGPIWTPLIPSSFSAEYIGTTWGTDVPMKRAGQPYELAPAYVYLASDDSSYVTGQVIHVNGGAMVSS; encoded by the coding sequence ATGAGTTATTATTATTACGACGCGCCTTTTCCACCGCAACATCAGAATAAACAGCCCGGGATTGAGTCACTGATGGTACCGGAACCGATTATTGAGAATCCGCATTATCAGGGTGCTGGGAAACTTGAGAATAAAGTCGCAATTATTACTGGTGGAGATAGTGGTATTGGGGCTGCAACGGCAATTGCTTTTGCGAAGGAAGGCGCCGATATCGTTATTCCTTATTATTACGAGTATGAAAATGGGGACGCATACCGTACCAAGTATAGAATTGAGGAACTTGGTAGAAGATGTCTGTTAATTGTTGGAGACCTGCGAAGTAAAGAACACTGTCAGTATGTTGTTGAACAGACACTTCATTATTTTGGCAAAGTAGATATCTTAGTGAATCATCATGGGGTTCAGTTCCCACAGGATAGTTTGCTGGACATTACAGATGAACAGTGGGATGCTACATTTTTAACAAACATTTATGCATTCTTTTACATGACAAAAGCTACACTGCCATACCTGGAAGCAGGTAGTTCAATTGTTAACACAGCATCCATTGTAGCCTATGAGGGCAATGAAAAATTGATTGACTATTCCTCGACAAAAGGTGCGATTGTGGGTTTTACCAGGGCATTGTCACAAAATATTGTTGGTAAAGGGATTCGTGTTAATGCTGTTGCACCAGGTCCAATCTGGACGCCGCTGATTCCTTCAAGCTTTTCCGCTGAGTATATTGGAACTACATGGGGCACAGATGTACCAATGAAACGGGCAGGTCAGCCATATGAATTGGCGCCGGCATACGTGTATCTTGCATCAGATGATTCGTCATATGTTACTGGCCAGGTCATACATGTGAACGGTGGGGCAATGGTTAGTTCTTAA
- a CDS encoding DUF2179 domain-containing protein: MLENAYIMVAIILIINIVYVSLYTLRMILTLKGRQYIAAFISMFEIVVYVIGLGLVLDNLDEIQNIIAYALGFGIGVIVGSKIEEKLALGYITVNVISSDPNIEFTRKLRDKGYGVTSWFAYGMDGDRLAMQILTPRKYELKLYETIKTIDPKAFTISYEPKQIVGGFWVKQVRKGRLGKKNNSANMMPKE; this comes from the coding sequence TTGCTTGAAAATGCTTATATAATGGTGGCAATTATTCTAATCATTAACATTGTTTACGTTTCACTCTATACACTCCGCATGATTTTAACGCTAAAAGGTCGTCAGTATATTGCGGCCTTTATCAGTATGTTTGAAATTGTTGTGTATGTAATTGGATTAGGTTTGGTGCTGGATAACTTAGATGAAATTCAGAACATCATTGCCTATGCACTTGGCTTCGGTATAGGTGTCATTGTTGGTTCTAAGATTGAAGAGAAGTTAGCGCTCGGCTACATTACCGTAAATGTAATCTCATCCGATCCAAACATTGAGTTCACGCGCAAACTTCGTGACAAAGGATATGGTGTAACAAGCTGGTTTGCTTATGGTATGGACGGGGACCGGTTAGCAATGCAAATTCTGACACCAAGAAAATATGAATTAAAACTATATGAAACCATTAAAACGATTGACCCGAAAGCCTTTACGATCTCCTACGAGCCGAAACAAATTGTCGGCGGATTCTGGGTTAAGCAGGTCCGAAAAGGCAGGTTGGGCAAAAAGAATAATTCAGCGAATATGATGCCAAAAGAGTAG
- a CDS encoding MOSC domain-containing protein — translation MIAPYIQKILTGKVKRLGEPGAADPLDRPWESGMFKKESEGKSWLSETGIENDEVADTKNHGGPEKAVFAYPSAHYPFWQKKLGTDQMGIGAMGENFVITNVDEYAICIGDTFEIGEAIIQVSQPRQPCWKPARRFHVMDLALQIQNSGRTGWYFRVLKEGYISGGGSLNLIERPYPEWTIAACNEVMHFYKEDLRRADELASCHLLAPSWRRTLHKRLRGQKSSVGKRVYGPNKEA, via the coding sequence GTGATTGCTCCATATATACAGAAAATTTTAACGGGAAAAGTAAAACGATTGGGTGAGCCGGGGGCAGCAGATCCTTTGGACAGACCATGGGAAAGTGGCATGTTTAAAAAAGAATCGGAAGGGAAAAGTTGGCTAAGCGAAACAGGTATCGAGAATGATGAAGTAGCTGACACCAAAAATCACGGTGGTCCAGAAAAAGCAGTATTCGCCTATCCATCGGCGCATTATCCTTTCTGGCAAAAAAAGCTGGGTACCGATCAAATGGGGATAGGCGCAATGGGGGAGAACTTTGTCATTACCAATGTTGATGAATATGCCATTTGTATTGGCGACACTTTCGAAATTGGGGAGGCAATTATTCAGGTTTCCCAACCTAGACAGCCATGCTGGAAGCCTGCACGCCGGTTCCATGTGATGGACCTTGCATTGCAAATTCAAAACAGTGGACGCACTGGATGGTACTTTCGTGTACTGAAGGAAGGCTATATTTCAGGTGGCGGTTCGCTTAACCTGATAGAACGACCATATCCGGAGTGGACAATCGCGGCATGTAATGAAGTAATGCATTTTTACAAGGAAGATCTCCGCAGGGCTGATGAACTTGCTTCCTGCCATTTGTTAGCACCAAGTTGGAGGCGAACATTACATAAACGCCTGCGCGGGCAAAAATCCTCTGTAGGAAAGCGTGTCTATGGACCAAATAAAGAAGCATGA
- the msrA gene encoding peptide-methionine (S)-S-oxide reductase MsrA, which translates to MGIEKQKATFAGGCFWCMVKPFDTWDGVYSVVSGYTGGDVINPTYEEVKTGQTGHYEAVEITFDPEVIAYEKIMSIFWQQIDPTDDGGQFQDRGDSYRTAIFYHNDAQRIAAETAKTELEHSGKFKKPIVTKILPAVNFYTAEDYHQDFYKTNEQEYKKDRSNSGRDEFIEKVWKKD; encoded by the coding sequence ATGGGGATAGAAAAACAAAAAGCAACTTTTGCTGGCGGGTGTTTCTGGTGCATGGTAAAGCCATTTGACACATGGGACGGCGTTTATTCGGTAGTTTCCGGTTACACTGGCGGTGATGTGATAAATCCAACATATGAGGAAGTGAAAACGGGACAAACCGGGCATTACGAAGCCGTCGAAATTACTTTTGACCCGGAAGTAATTGCTTATGAAAAAATCATGTCAATCTTTTGGCAGCAAATTGACCCCACTGACGATGGCGGGCAGTTTCAGGATCGCGGTGACTCCTACCGCACGGCAATTTTTTATCATAACGATGCGCAACGAATTGCTGCAGAAACTGCAAAAACTGAATTAGAGCATAGTGGCAAGTTTAAAAAACCTATAGTTACAAAAATCTTACCAGCTGTAAATTTTTATACAGCGGAAGATTATCACCAGGACTTTTATAAAACGAATGAACAAGAATACAAGAAGGACCGCTCAAACTCCGGAAGAGATGAATTTATCGAGAAAGTCTGGAAAAAGGATTAA